In a genomic window of Hippoglossus stenolepis isolate QCI-W04-F060 chromosome 17, HSTE1.2, whole genome shotgun sequence:
- the LOC118124952 gene encoding forkhead box protein Q1: MQENRTQKFGAELHQRGLFRKSTTYLAKIAVVLQGAAGKMLTFTQLMDRLAPLICEDRKSVENNIRVCLSTHSCFVKIPVVPDSFHSKRNYWKLDPGQITAKMVRRHFKGILQLFPELACKVETEDMSSRASKHCSDLHSPEAAQITRETKFSSPFSIESLLKRDAPSARPSRPSPLSSVPVRAEQQLRQVRTKRSLSWDSEEHLLLQAPAGSSLICSTGGSTHHELAAKRMHVNTESSFLTYTRAAPFFSSPHSSYITYSLPAFTHDALCFRL, encoded by the exons ATGCAGGAGAACAGGACCCAGAAGTTTGGAGCCGAGCTGCATCAGCGAGGTTTGTTCAGGAAGAGCACCACCTACCTGGCTAAGATCGCTGTCGTCCTCCAAGGTGCTGCAGGCAAGATGCTCACTTTCACTCAG TTGATGGACAGGCTGGCCCCACTCATCTGTGAAGACAGGAAATCTGTTGAGAACAACATCAGAGTCTGTTTGTCAACACACTCATGTTTTGTCAAG attccTGTGGTCCCAGATTCATTCCACAGTAAGAGGAACTACTGGAAACTGGACCCCGGTCAGATCACAGCAAAGATGGTGCGTCGTCACTTTAAAggaatcctgcagctcttccCTGAGTTGGCCTGCAAAGTGGAAACAGAGGACATGAGCAGCAGAGCATCGAAGCACTGCTCAGATCTCCACTCTCCTGAAGCTGCTCAGATCACACGTGAGACAAAGTTCAGCAGTCCTTTCTCCATCGAGTCCCTCCTGAAGAGAGACGCTCCCTCGGCTCGGCCCTCCAgaccctctcctctctccagtgTGCCGGTCAGAGccgagcagcagctcagacaagTCAGGACAAAGAGGAGCCTCAGCTGGGACTCTGAGgagcatctcctcctccaggctccAGCTGGAAGTTCCCTCATCTGCTCAACAGGAGGCAGCACACACCACGAACTCGCTGCTAAGAGGATGCATGTGAACACAGAGTCTTCATTCCTCACGTACACAAGAGCTGCTCCTTTTTTCAGCAGCCCACACAGCAGTTACATTACTTACTCTCTACCAGCATTTACCCACGATGCTCTCTGTTTTCGTTTGTGA
- the LOC118125136 gene encoding forkhead box protein H1 — protein MQENRTQKFGAELHQQGLFRKSTTYLAKIAVVLQGAAGKMLTFTQLMDRLAPLICEDRKSVENNIRVCLSTHSCFVKIPVVPDSFHSKRNYWKLDPGQITAKMVRRHFKGILQLFPELACKVETEDMSSRASKHCSDLHSPEAAACKAVRSHVRQSSAVLSPSSPS, from the exons ATGCAGGAGAACAGGACCCAGAAGTTTGGAGCCGAGCTGCATCAGCAAGGTTTGTTCAGGAAGAGCACCACCTACCTGGCTAAGATCGCTGTCGTCCTCCAAGGTGCTGCAGGCAAGATGCTCACTTTCACTCAG TTGATGGACAGGCTGGCCCCACTCATCTGTGAAGACAGGAAATCTGTTGAGAACAACATCAGAGTCTGTTTGTCAACACACTCATGTTTTGTCAAG attccTGTGGTCCCAGATTCATTCCACAGTAAGAGGAACTACTGGAAACTGGACCCCGGTCAGATCACAGCAAAGATGGTGCGTCGTCACTTTAAAggaatcctgcagctcttccCTGAGTTGGCCTGCAAAGTGGAAACAGAGGACATGAGCAGCAGAGCATCGAAGCACTGCTCAGATCTCCACTctcctgaagctgcagcctgcAAAGCTGTCAGATCACACGTGAGACAAAGTTCAGCAGTCCTTTCTCCATCGAGTCCCTCCTGA
- the LOC118124788 gene encoding catenin beta-1: protein MATQSDLMELDMAMGDSKIAVSQWQQQSYLDSGIQSGVTTSAPSLSGKGNPDAEEDDPSLYDWEFNPPFTPEAPDIEGYAMTRAQRVRAAMFPETLEEGIQIPPTQLDAAHPTAVQRLAEPSQMLKHAVVNLINYQDDAELATRAIPELTKLLNDEDQVVVNKAAVMVHQLSKKEASRHALMRSPQMVSAVVRAMQNTGDVETARCSAGTLHNLSHHREGLLAIFKSGGIPALVKMLGSPVDSVLFYAITTLHNLLLHQEGAKMAVRLAGGLQKMVALLANTNVKFLAITTDCLQILAYGNQESKLIILASGGPQALVNIMRTFTYEKLLWTTSRVLKVLSVCSSNKPAIVEAGGMQALGLHLTDPSQRLVQNCLWTLRNLSDAATKQEGMEGLLGTLVQLLGSDDINVVTCAAGILSNLTCNNYSNKLMVCQVGGIEALVRTVLRAGDREDITEPAVCALRHLTSRHQDAEMAQNAVRLHYGLPVVVKLLHPPSHWPLIKATVGLIRNLALCPANHSALREQGAIPRLVQLLVRAHQDTQRRTSMGGNQQQFVEGVRMEEIVEGCTGALHILARDVHNRIVIRGLNTIPLFVQLLYSPVENIQRVAAGVLCELAQDKEAAEAIEAEGATAPLTELLHSRNEGVATYAAAVLFRMSEDKPQDYKKRLSVELTSSLFRTEPMAWNETGDLGLDMGAQGDPLAYRQDDVAYRAYPSAYGQDTLLDPMMEGSDYHADTLPDLGHHTDPLPDLGHSQDLMDSNQLAWFDTDL from the exons ATGGCTACCCAGT CTGATTTGATGGAGTTGGACATGGCAATGGGGGACAGTAAGATTGCTGTGAgccagtggcagcagcagtccTACCTGGATTCAGGAATCCAGTCTGGCGTTACCACCAGTGCACCATCTCTCAGTGGCAAGGGGAACCCTGATGCCGAGGAGGACGATCCAAGTCTCTATGATTGGGAATTCAACCCACCCTTCACTCCTGAGGCCCCAG ACATTGAGGGTTATGCCATGACTCGGGCCCAGCGTGTACGTGCTGCCATGTTCCCTGAGACCTTGGAGGAGGGCATTCAGATCCCACCCACCCAGCTGGATGCAGCCCACCCAACAGCAGTGCAGCGCCTCGCAGAGCCCTCTCAGATGCTGAAACATGCTGTCGTCAACCTCATTAACTATCAAGATGATGCTGAGCTGGCCACTCGTGCCATCCCAGAGCTTACTAAACTGCTCAACGATGAGGACCAG GTTGTTGTGAATAAAGCAGCTGTAATGGTGCACCAGTTGTCAAAGAAGGAGGCATCGCGGCATGCCCTGATGCGCTCACCACAAATGGTATCGGCTGTTGTCCGTGCCATGCAGAACACTGGTGATGTGGAGACAGCTCGCTGCTCTGCTGGCACCCTGCACAACCTGTCTCACCATCGTGAGGGGCTCCTTGCAATCTTCAAGTCTGGAGGCATCCCTGCCCTAGTCAAGATGCTTGG CTCGCCAGTGGACAGCGTGTTGTTCTACGCCATTACCACGCTCCACAACCTGTTGTTGCATCAGGAAGGGGCCAAGATGGCGGTGCGTCTAGCTGGAGGACTGCAGAAGATGGTGGCCCTGTTGGCCAACACCAACGTCAAGTTCCTGGCAATCACTACTGACTGCCTGCAGATTCTGGCATATGGCAACCAGGAAAGCAAG ctgATCATTCTAGCCAGCGGTGGCCCCCAAGCCCTGGTCAACATCATGAGAACATTCACATATGAGAAACTGCTGTGGACCACGAGCAGAGTGCTCAAGGTGCTCTCTGTTTGCTCAAGCAACAAGCCTGCCATCGTCGAGGCTG GTGGCATGCAGGCCTTGGGGCTTCACCTGACAGACCCCAGCCAGCGTCTGGTCCAGAACTGCCTCTGGACTTTGAGGAATCTTTCAGATGCTGCCACTAAACAG GAGGGAATGGAGGGTCTTCTGGGGACCCTGGTCCAGCTGCTGGGCAGTGATGACATCAATGTTGTGACATGTGCTGCTGGCATCCTCTCCAACCTGACCTGTAACAACTACAGTAACAAACTTATGGTCTGCCAG GTTGGAGGAATTGAGGCTCTGGTGCGAACAGTGCTTCGGGCTGGCGACAGGGAGGACATCACAGAGCCAGCAGTCTGTGCCCTTCGCCACCTGACCTCCCGCCACCAGGATGCTGAGATGGCCCAGAACGCTGTGCGCCTTCATTACGGCTTGCCTGTGGTGGTCAAACTCCTGCACCCTCCATCCCATTGGCCACTAATCAAG GCCACAGTTGGTCTGATCCGGAACCTTGCTCTGTGCCCAGCCAACCACAGTGCTCTGCGGGAGCAGGGAGCCATCCCCCGCCTGGTCCAACTGCTCGTCAGGGCTCACCAGGACACCCAGAGGCGCACCAGCATGGGAGGCaaccagcagcagtttgtg GAGGGTGTGCGTATGGAGGAAATCGTGGAAGGCTGCACGGGAGCTCTGCACATCCTTGCCCGGGACGTCCACAACAGAATTGTCATCAGAGGGCTCAACACCATTCCACTCTTTGTCCAG TTACTTTACTCTCCAGTGGAGAATATCCAGCGTGTGGCAGCAGGTGTTCTGTGTGAACTGGCACAGGACAAAGAAGCTGCTGAGGCAATTGAAGCTGAAGGAGCCACTGCACcgctcactgagctgctgcattccCGCAATGAGGGCGTTG CAACCTACGCTGCAGCTGTCCTGTTCCGCATGTCTGAGGACAAGCCCCAGGACTACAAGAAACGTCTGTCGGTGGAGCTGACCAGCTCCTTGTTCAGAACTGAGCCTATGGCGTGGAATGAG ACTGGAGACCTGGGACTGGATATGGGAGCTCAGGGGGACCCTCTGGCTTACAGGCAGGATG atgTAGCCTACAGGGCCTACCCATCAGCCTACGGCCAGGACACCCTGCTAGACCCCATGATGGAGGGCTCCGACTACCATGCTGACACTCTACCCGACCTGGGCCACCACACTGACCCGCTGCCGGACCTCGGCCACTCCCAGGACCTGATGGACAGCAACCAGCTGGCCTGGTTTGACACTGACCTGTAG